In Oscillatoria acuminata PCC 6304, a single window of DNA contains:
- a CDS encoding ATP-binding protein, translating into MVLQNFGSWWKGLASQLGKRQVKEERPLKRSRLQVKTDLYALAQVLQWLEDEIYSLLPRDHWWQYQTALAEGFTNAVRHAHHDLPPTTEIEIEVTVFPNYVEIKIWDYGPPFDLEAQLKSRYENPNGNPLDEGGRGLIFMHQLTNELLYTRIGDNRNCLIMRKNFR; encoded by the coding sequence ATGGTGTTACAAAATTTCGGCAGTTGGTGGAAGGGACTCGCTTCCCAGCTAGGAAAACGACAGGTTAAAGAGGAGCGACCGCTGAAGCGATCGCGGCTGCAAGTTAAAACCGATCTCTATGCCTTGGCACAAGTGTTGCAATGGTTAGAAGATGAAATCTACTCCCTACTTCCCCGTGATCACTGGTGGCAGTATCAAACTGCTTTAGCAGAAGGCTTCACCAATGCAGTGCGTCACGCTCACCATGACTTGCCGCCGACAACTGAGATCGAAATTGAAGTCACCGTTTTTCCGAATTATGTGGAGATCAAAATCTGGGATTACGGCCCCCCCTTCGATTTAGAAGCCCAGCTTAAATCCCGTTACGAAAACCCAAATGGCAATCCATTGGATGAAGGAGGCCGAGGCTTAATCTTCATGCATCAGTTAACCAATGAACTGCTGTACACCCGAATCGGAGACAATCGCAACTGTCTGATCATGCGAAAAAATTTCCGTTGA
- a CDS encoding sugar transferase, with protein MVSQTPEADFQVSLSNDQAVVHLPPRLSVIEAVFFKQTCHELCEKTPPPEHIILDFSKTTFIDSSGVGALVRVLKTTQAASIDLILRNVQSQVMSVLSLTALDQALTFEGNSGSMTGTNPEFASKPNWKGDKNAELPTTHPSVRSPVKRLIDILGALVGLGITGVAFIPLAIAIKTDSPGPIFFSQIRCGWMGKRFRIWKFRSMCENAEALKSQVENQVEGPLFKSEQDSRVTRIGQFMRRTSLDELPQFWNVLKGEMSLVGTRPPLPDEVDRYEVPEWQRLDVKPGMTGEWQVHGRSEIRTFEDVIRLDLEYQKKWSLLYDLKLILKTITVVFNKNSGAY; from the coding sequence ATGGTTAGCCAAACTCCTGAAGCAGATTTTCAAGTTTCATTGAGTAACGATCAAGCAGTGGTGCATCTACCCCCTCGCTTAAGCGTAATCGAAGCGGTATTTTTTAAACAAACCTGTCATGAACTCTGTGAAAAAACCCCACCGCCGGAACATATTATTCTGGATTTTAGTAAGACCACGTTTATAGACAGCAGTGGAGTAGGTGCTTTAGTCCGAGTCCTCAAGACGACTCAGGCGGCCTCCATTGATTTAATTTTGCGGAACGTACAATCCCAAGTGATGTCGGTCTTGTCCCTAACTGCCTTAGACCAAGCGTTAACCTTTGAGGGCAATTCTGGATCGATGACGGGGACCAATCCGGAATTTGCCTCAAAACCGAACTGGAAAGGGGACAAGAATGCAGAACTGCCCACAACCCATCCCTCGGTAAGGTCCCCGGTAAAGCGATTGATTGATATTCTCGGGGCATTGGTGGGGTTGGGAATTACGGGAGTCGCGTTTATTCCCCTGGCGATCGCCATCAAGACCGATAGTCCTGGACCGATTTTCTTTAGTCAAATCCGATGTGGTTGGATGGGAAAAAGATTTCGGATTTGGAAATTCCGCTCGATGTGCGAAAATGCAGAAGCGCTCAAGTCCCAAGTGGAAAATCAAGTCGAAGGCCCGCTTTTTAAAAGTGAACAAGACTCCCGGGTGACCCGTATCGGTCAGTTTATGCGCCGAACGAGTTTAGACGAGTTGCCTCAGTTTTGGAACGTCCTGAAAGGAGAGATGAGTCTGGTGGGAACAAGGCCGCCCCTACCGGATGAGGTCGATCGCTATGAAGTCCCGGAATGGCAACGTCTGGATGTTAAACCGGGGATGACGGGAGAATGGCAAGTGCATGGGCGCTCAGAAATTCGCACCTTTGAGGATGTGATTCGCTTAGATCTCGAATACCAAAAAAAATGGAGCCTGCTTTATGACCTAAAACTGATTTTGAAAACAATCACGGTCGTGTTTAACAAAAATAGTGGTGCTTACTAG
- a CDS encoding SpoIIE family protein phosphatase: MSKLISPSHLLFYSLKTGVRNLLRTLAADRITPMIVPGPNDETERLQALSRYETLDAATLTALQELTALIPQIFQMPIAAIALGIPGHCVVKSQVGATPDELHLACAWSTYPLEQKRLVVLNPLAQPPNFLQDNGTDASQDTLCFYAGVPLIASEGYPIGTLCIMDRVPQHLSATHKQTLQTLATQAVATLERHRIQPPTPAQPHLLDVINHTHDAIQTLCLSDQRLLYVNPVWLKTLGYTLEEISSMYWWDILDPASFEPASTILEKLRLGESLTGVPLILLTKTGDRVWVEANFSSLWERNQPDQAIALFRNVTGEQQARLKYEQLFENTALGLFQLTLEGSYCQINSALAKMYGYESPTQFLSRVEHPRQLYLQPHEWEECLHLLETQGHLVHEVEVKRFDGSTIWVSENLRPLIDIKARIIGYEGFVQDVTPNKQAEATVQLARDQLQAVLDAVPGTVSLISADFHYLGVNRHLAATYNLPLAQFIGREVGFRQSAFGQFVRDFFATQSREASIEIDSEVNGAFRSDLVIAKKWLEDQAAVFVGIDITERKRAEAALKAELAEAAEYVRSLLPLPLSEPVPIDSRFIPSQQLGGDCFDYYWLDDDHLAIYLLDVSGHGSRAALLSVSVLNLLRARFLPGTDFYQPYQVLTALNHAIKMERQRNMYFTIWYGVYNQVQRQLVYSCAGHPPAILLSQDSRVQKLRTETSVPIGMFPNIKYENASCQIEAGSSLYIFSDGIYEINEPDGSMWSLDNFVELLAECRQSNSFNLEQVLGLVRQVSQEDMFHDDVSLLQVKFDG, from the coding sequence ATGAGCAAACTCATTTCCCCGTCCCATCTGCTATTTTATTCACTCAAGACAGGCGTTCGGAACCTCCTACGAACTTTAGCCGCCGATCGCATTACCCCCATGATTGTACCCGGACCTAATGATGAAACCGAAAGACTCCAAGCCCTAAGCCGGTATGAAACCCTCGATGCCGCGACTCTCACTGCTTTACAGGAACTCACGGCCCTAATTCCCCAGATTTTTCAGATGCCGATCGCCGCGATCGCCCTTGGCATCCCGGGTCACTGTGTCGTCAAATCCCAGGTGGGGGCCACCCCGGATGAACTGCACCTCGCTTGTGCCTGGTCTACTTATCCCTTAGAACAAAAACGGCTGGTCGTTCTCAACCCCCTAGCCCAACCCCCCAACTTCCTCCAAGACAACGGCACAGATGCTTCCCAAGACACCCTCTGCTTTTATGCCGGTGTTCCCCTGATCGCTTCGGAGGGTTACCCCATTGGCACCTTATGCATCATGGATCGCGTGCCGCAACACTTGAGCGCGACCCACAAGCAAACCTTGCAAACCCTCGCTACTCAGGCAGTCGCCACCCTAGAACGCCACCGGATCCAACCCCCGACACCGGCTCAACCCCACCTCCTCGATGTTATCAACCACACTCATGACGCCATCCAAACCCTCTGTCTGAGTGACCAACGGCTGCTTTACGTCAACCCAGTCTGGCTGAAAACTCTGGGCTATACCCTAGAAGAAATCTCTTCTATGTATTGGTGGGACATCCTCGACCCCGCCTCCTTTGAACCCGCCTCGACTATCCTCGAAAAACTCCGCCTGGGGGAATCCCTCACCGGCGTTCCCCTAATTTTACTCACCAAAACCGGCGATCGCGTTTGGGTGGAAGCCAACTTTTCCTCTTTATGGGAACGCAACCAACCGGACCAGGCGATCGCCCTATTCCGCAACGTCACCGGGGAACAACAAGCAAGGCTCAAATACGAACAACTCTTTGAAAATACCGCCCTGGGACTCTTTCAACTCACCCTAGAGGGCAGTTACTGCCAAATCAACTCCGCCCTTGCCAAAATGTATGGCTATGAATCCCCCACCCAATTCCTCTCTCGGGTGGAACATCCCCGCCAACTCTACCTCCAACCCCATGAATGGGAGGAATGCCTGCATCTGTTAGAAACCCAGGGTCACCTGGTTCATGAGGTGGAAGTCAAACGCTTCGATGGCTCCACAATCTGGGTTTCTGAAAATCTCCGACCCTTAATTGACATTAAAGCTCGCATTATTGGCTATGAAGGGTTTGTCCAAGATGTCACCCCCAACAAGCAAGCGGAAGCTACAGTCCAACTAGCCCGGGATCAACTCCAAGCGGTCTTGGATGCCGTTCCCGGTACCGTTTCTCTGATTAGCGCCGATTTTCACTATTTAGGGGTCAATCGCCATTTAGCCGCTACTTACAACTTACCCCTAGCGCAATTTATCGGGCGCGAAGTCGGGTTTCGGCAATCGGCTTTCGGTCAATTTGTCCGCGATTTCTTTGCCACCCAATCCCGCGAAGCCTCGATTGAAATTGATTCCGAGGTCAATGGAGCCTTCCGCAGCGATTTGGTGATTGCCAAGAAGTGGCTAGAGGACCAAGCGGCGGTGTTTGTGGGAATTGATATTACGGAACGCAAACGGGCGGAGGCGGCCCTGAAAGCGGAGTTGGCGGAGGCGGCAGAATATGTGCGATCGCTCCTACCCCTACCCTTGAGCGAACCTGTCCCCATCGATTCCCGGTTTATTCCCTCTCAACAGTTGGGGGGAGATTGTTTTGACTATTATTGGCTGGATGATGATCATTTAGCCATTTATCTGCTGGATGTCTCGGGACATGGGTCTCGGGCGGCCCTACTCTCGGTTTCGGTTTTAAATTTATTGCGCGCACGTTTTCTTCCCGGGACTGACTTTTATCAACCCTATCAGGTGCTGACGGCCCTCAATCATGCGATTAAGATGGAGCGTCAGCGGAATATGTATTTTACGATCTGGTATGGGGTCTATAATCAGGTGCAGCGCCAGCTTGTTTATTCCTGTGCCGGACATCCCCCGGCGATTTTGCTCTCCCAAGACTCAAGAGTGCAAAAGCTCAGGACGGAAACCTCGGTGCCGATCGGAATGTTTCCTAATATTAAATATGAAAATG